A portion of the Candidatus Poribacteria bacterium genome contains these proteins:
- a CDS encoding VOC family protein: protein MLAVKELGHVGLYCTDVQKSQDFYTRILGLTVTDAHPEGHIIFLSAQPESEHHELALCPGRDAPPGAKVVQQVSFIVNDLTDLKQFHARLKEEGVRIRSVVNHGISLAIYFYDPDENVVEVYAKTPYKIPQPFSEDVDLDLDDEALMKIAETGTSTAD from the coding sequence ATGTTAGCTGTTAAAGAACTTGGCCACGTTGGACTCTACTGCACAGATGTACAAAAATCCCAAGATTTCTATACACGCATTCTCGGTCTCACTGTCACCGATGCCCATCCGGAAGGGCATATTATTTTCCTGAGTGCGCAGCCGGAATCAGAACACCACGAACTGGCGTTGTGCCCCGGCAGGGATGCCCCACCGGGTGCAAAGGTTGTGCAACAGGTCTCTTTTATCGTCAACGATCTCACGGATTTAAAACAATTCCACGCGCGCCTCAAGGAAGAAGGCGTGCGGATTCGGAGTGTAGTGAACCACGGTATCTCTCTGGCGATCTACTTCTACGATCCAGATGAGAATGTCGTTGAGGTTTACGCCAAGACCCCGTACAAGATTCCGCAACCATTCTCAGAGGACGTAGACCTTGACCTGGACGATGAGGCGTTGATGAAAATCGCTGAAACCGGTACGTCCACAGCAGACTGA
- a CDS encoding HEPN domain-containing protein codes for MVTRQAIQATCDDIVRKFAPLQVILFGSYAYGTPTENSDVDLLVVMPVTKSETSKQAIEISQRIRPHFNVDLLVRSPEDIAYRLSHNDWFLREITEKGEILYESANFFMAPPKKERGTMNSLTLEWIEKAEEDYAIVLLIQREQKPMYNSICFHAQQCIEKYLKAWLQEADIPVPRTHDLKELLQLIVPTFSIWNTWESDFSTLAKHVVAIRYPGDSATIDNASHAMHICAEVRQAVRQQLKLPLDISDDRG; via the coding sequence ATGGTTACCCGACAAGCTATTCAAGCGACATGTGATGATATCGTGCGCAAATTCGCACCCCTGCAAGTGATCCTGTTTGGTTCCTACGCCTATGGCACCCCGACAGAAAACTCGGATGTCGATTTGTTGGTAGTAATGCCCGTAACGAAATCGGAAACCAGCAAACAAGCGATAGAAATCTCGCAGCGTATCCGTCCCCACTTCAACGTAGATTTATTAGTACGTTCACCTGAAGATATTGCGTATCGCCTCTCGCATAACGACTGGTTTCTCCGTGAGATTACTGAAAAAGGTGAGATCCTTTATGAGTCCGCTAATTTTTTCATGGCACCACCGAAAAAAGAGAGAGGTACTATGAATTCGTTGACTCTGGAATGGATAGAAAAGGCTGAAGAAGATTATGCTATAGTTCTGTTGATTCAGCGAGAACAGAAGCCAATGTATAACAGTATCTGCTTTCATGCCCAACAGTGTATCGAAAAGTATCTCAAGGCATGGCTGCAAGAAGCGGATATCCCCGTTCCAAGGACTCACGATCTAAAAGAATTGCTACAGTTAATTGTTCCAACTTTTTCTATATGGAACACTTGGGAGTCTGACTTTTCGACACTTGCCAAACATGTAGTGGCGATTCGCTATCCCGGGGATTCAGCGACGATAGACAATGCGTCGCATGCGATGCATATCTGTGCTGAGGTGCGTCAAGCCGTTCGCCAGCAGTTAAAACTTCCACTTGATATTTCAGATGATAGAGGTTGA
- a CDS encoding type II toxin-antitoxin system Phd/YefM family antitoxin has product MTEIGVHEAKTNLTKLLVRVEKGESFSIINKGKVVAVMGPPRDVAEIKANDAYGQLIALRTKSPIGTVREVMDWKNEARI; this is encoded by the coding sequence ATGACCGAGATAGGTGTTCATGAAGCAAAAACGAATTTGACAAAACTTCTTGTGCGTGTTGAGAAAGGGGAGAGTTTTTCAATAATCAATAAGGGTAAAGTGGTGGCAGTAATGGGTCCACCTCGTGATGTTGCGGAAATTAAGGCTAATGATGCCTACGGTCAATTAATTGCACTGCGTACGAAGTCCCCTATTGGGACAGTTCGTGAGGTGATGGATTGGAAGAACGAAGCCCGCATTTGA
- the uvrA gene encoding excinuclease ABC subunit UvrA yields the protein MRQSVAVKGARENNLQNIELEIPRDQLVVVTGISGSGKSSLAFDTVYAEGQRRFLESMSTYAKRFITQLKKPDVDFIDGLSPVVSIEQKTITMNPRSTVGTMTDLQDYLRMLFATIGIAHCPYCEGEIPIRSHHQILERLLSLPEGTEVEIHAPVFKIYGEDYDYLFDDIRTKGCRHVRIDGIEHDISEEIELDPEQEYDLQVIVDKFFVKKEIDRQVLASLEHAMLVGEGFMRFDVEFPEDAEANAIERLEGFGCPKHGVLMAELGPHHFTFNEPTGACVTCSGLGTYLQVHPNLLVPDKTRSIAEGAFVHQAFNYDPDRWDGRTMYSLAAHYKFDLNTPFADLPEEVIDILYHGTHGEEFPIKQPEGAQPIERRHLGRKIRFDGIITRIDRHYRRYRKQGEAHSGMEEYLRKVMVERTCPDCKGAKLKRQRLLVTVEGQTIHEVGELHFEELRDFLLTITDMSEKQREAGSRVIKELVTRINLLLGIGLDYLNLNRRSATLSGGESQRIRLSTQIGSGLMGMLYVLDEPSIGLHPKDNVKMIETLRKLRDIGNTVIVVEHDESTIRCADHVIELGPGPGIHGGHVVVQGELETVLDCPESLTGLYMSGRREIPLPKQRRDLNGTFLSITGARENNLRSIDVDIPLGVLICITGASGSGKSTLVNEILYKRLYALYHDSRTLYGAHDELEGHEHINDVISIDQSPIGRSPRSNPATYIKFYDNIRKLFASTPLALARGYTASRFSFNVKGGRCEECHGEGTITTQLHFMPDVEVVCPTCKGARYNEDTLDVTYNGRNISEILNMSIEEGVEFFADQRLIHHKLNVLHQLGMGYLQIGHPATILSGGEAQRIKLASELGKLKRGKRNLYILDEPTTGLHLADVQKLLDSLNRLVDNGHTVLVIEHHLDVIKTADYVIDLGPEGGHKGGEVLAHGTPEEVAAVEASFTGQFLKEYLI from the coding sequence ATGAGACAGTCTGTCGCCGTTAAAGGCGCGAGAGAAAATAACCTACAAAACATTGAACTTGAGATTCCACGAGACCAACTCGTTGTTGTTACCGGTATCAGTGGTTCTGGGAAATCGTCGTTGGCGTTTGATACTGTCTATGCTGAAGGACAACGCCGATTCTTAGAATCGATGTCTACCTACGCCAAACGCTTTATCACCCAACTTAAAAAACCTGATGTTGATTTCATTGATGGATTGTCCCCTGTTGTTTCTATTGAACAAAAAACGATTACCATGAACCCGCGTTCCACCGTCGGCACGATGACCGATTTGCAGGACTACCTGCGTATGCTTTTCGCAACTATCGGTATCGCGCACTGTCCTTACTGTGAGGGTGAAATCCCTATCCGTTCGCACCATCAGATTTTGGAACGGCTGCTCTCACTGCCGGAGGGCACCGAAGTCGAAATTCACGCACCAGTCTTCAAAATCTACGGCGAGGATTATGACTATCTTTTCGATGACATCCGTACAAAGGGGTGTAGACACGTCAGAATTGACGGTATTGAACACGACATAAGCGAGGAAATTGAACTTGATCCGGAGCAGGAATATGACCTTCAGGTTATCGTTGACAAATTCTTTGTCAAGAAGGAAATTGACAGACAAGTACTTGCCTCCCTTGAGCATGCAATGCTCGTAGGCGAGGGCTTCATGCGTTTTGATGTGGAGTTCCCAGAAGATGCCGAGGCTAACGCAATAGAGCGATTAGAGGGTTTTGGATGTCCCAAACACGGTGTGCTCATGGCTGAACTCGGACCGCATCACTTTACCTTTAATGAACCAACCGGTGCCTGCGTGACCTGTTCTGGTCTCGGTACCTACTTGCAGGTACATCCGAACCTGCTTGTCCCTGACAAGACGCGGAGTATCGCCGAAGGCGCGTTCGTCCATCAAGCGTTTAACTACGATCCGGATAGGTGGGATGGTAGAACAATGTACAGTCTCGCTGCGCATTACAAGTTCGATCTAAACACGCCTTTTGCTGACCTTCCAGAAGAAGTTATTGATATCCTCTATCACGGGACACACGGCGAAGAATTCCCTATTAAACAGCCGGAAGGGGCACAACCGATTGAGAGACGCCATCTCGGTCGGAAAATCCGTTTTGACGGGATCATCACCCGCATTGACAGGCACTATCGTCGCTATCGAAAGCAGGGCGAGGCGCATTCTGGAATGGAAGAATATCTCCGAAAGGTAATGGTAGAGCGTACCTGTCCTGATTGCAAGGGTGCCAAACTGAAACGTCAGCGGCTTCTCGTTACTGTTGAGGGTCAAACGATTCACGAAGTCGGCGAACTGCACTTTGAAGAGTTACGGGATTTCTTGCTAACGATCACGGATATGTCAGAAAAGCAACGTGAGGCAGGCAGCCGTGTCATCAAAGAACTCGTCACTCGGATTAACCTACTCCTCGGTATCGGACTGGACTATCTTAACCTCAACCGTCGTTCCGCAACGCTCTCCGGTGGCGAATCACAGCGTATTCGCCTGTCCACACAGATTGGCTCAGGGTTAATGGGCATGCTCTATGTCCTTGATGAACCGAGTATCGGCTTGCATCCGAAGGATAACGTCAAGATGATAGAGACCCTGCGAAAGTTGCGGGATATCGGCAACACCGTTATCGTTGTTGAGCACGATGAAAGCACAATTCGATGCGCAGACCATGTTATTGAACTCGGACCTGGACCGGGTATCCACGGTGGGCACGTCGTCGTCCAAGGTGAACTTGAGACGGTTCTTGACTGTCCCGAATCTTTGACCGGACTTTATATGAGTGGGAGACGGGAGATTCCGCTGCCGAAACAGCGTCGCGACTTGAATGGGACGTTCCTGAGCATTACGGGTGCCAGAGAAAATAATCTGAGAAGTATTGATGTTGATATCCCGCTCGGTGTACTTATTTGCATTACCGGGGCATCTGGTTCTGGTAAGAGTACGCTCGTCAATGAAATTCTCTACAAGCGGCTTTACGCTCTCTATCACGACAGCAGGACACTCTACGGTGCACACGACGAACTGGAAGGGCATGAGCACATAAACGATGTTATCAGTATCGATCAGTCGCCTATAGGACGTTCGCCGCGTTCAAACCCTGCGACCTACATCAAGTTTTACGATAATATCCGCAAGCTTTTCGCCAGCACCCCACTCGCGCTTGCGAGGGGTTATACCGCTTCCCGATTCAGTTTCAACGTCAAAGGTGGGCGGTGTGAAGAGTGCCACGGTGAAGGCACCATTACCACGCAGCTCCACTTTATGCCGGATGTTGAAGTCGTCTGTCCGACCTGCAAGGGTGCGCGCTATAATGAAGATACGCTTGACGTTACCTACAACGGGAGGAATATCTCCGAAATTCTTAATATGTCAATTGAGGAAGGCGTTGAATTCTTCGCCGACCAACGGTTGATTCATCATAAGTTGAATGTTCTGCACCAACTCGGTATGGGGTATCTCCAAATTGGGCACCCCGCCACGATCCTCTCCGGTGGTGAAGCACAGCGGATAAAGTTGGCAAGCGAACTCGGCAAACTCAAACGCGGGAAGCGTAACCTATATATTTTAGATGAACCGACCACAGGACTTCACCTCGCGGACGTGCAGAAGCTTTTGGACAGTCTCAACCGCCTTGTTGATAATGGACATACTGTGCTTGTGATTGAGCATCACCTTGATGTAATTAAAACTGCTGATTACGTTATTGATCTCGGTCCCGAGGGTGGACATAAGGGTGGAGAGGTTTTAGCGCACGGCACGCCTGAAGAGGTCGCAGCAGTTGAAGCCTCCTTCACAGGGCAATTTTTGAAGGAATATCTTATCTGA
- a CDS encoding type II toxin-antitoxin system HicB family antitoxin, translating to MSKDVFDGFKVNVFLDEDGDYLAHFVEMPNVSAFSDTPEGALRELAIAWEGVKKSYQKHHESIPKAPARGEDEAPFKVAIDAQLYHALTHEASKSGMSLYAFVAQKLKSMVSVVQD from the coding sequence ATGAGTAAAGATGTGTTTGATGGATTTAAGGTGAACGTGTTTCTTGACGAAGACGGTGATTACTTGGCACATTTTGTTGAGATGCCCAATGTATCAGCGTTTTCAGATACGCCGGAAGGGGCATTGAGAGAACTTGCAATCGCTTGGGAAGGGGTTAAAAAAAGTTACCAGAAACATCATGAATCCATTCCGAAAGCACCTGCTCGGGGAGAGGATGAGGCACCGTTCAAAGTCGCCATTGATGCACAACTTTATCATGCCTTGACGCACGAAGCCTCGAAATCAGGAATGAGTCTCTACGCGTTCGTGGCACAAAAGTTGAAGTCGATGGTTTCTGTTGTTCAGGATTAA
- the pcrA gene encoding DNA helicase PcrA — MADNLLRSLNDVQREAVQHTDGPLLILSGAGSGKTRVITHRIAYLIKHHNVSPFRILAVTFTNKAANEMKDRLDALVEGGVSRDLWVATFHATCARILRRDIEKLGEDAVSKRESQSKKRAYTRDFTIFDTSEQATLVKDVLRQLNYSDKQYNPRAVLSLISRAKNESISPRKYAEIADGYFERIVAEVYPLYQDALRLNNSLDFDDLLLFTVELLNKNSEVCQFYQNKFEYILVDEYQDTNRCQYELVRLLTGAKQNICVVGDDDQSIYAFRGADIRNILDFEQDYPNTRVLRLEQNYRSTQNILDAAWNVVQNNKARKPKKLWTEQEDGEQVTCYEAMDENDEAGYVGTQIEDWNTEGVDYKDFAVFYRTNAQSRIFEEAFRAANIPYQIVGGVGFYDRMEIKDLLAYLRVMCNPNDSMSLRRIINVPSRGIGATTLERLIDFAAAEDITLFEAAQRVDEITTINRGLQAKVKRFTKIFDEFDASVLPTDALDYVLKVTGYLKNLEAQSKNNIEAQNRVENIEELINAVIEYEDNEPEPSLSDYLENVALIADVDAMETDSTDMVTLMTLHSAKGLEFPFVFIVGMEEGYLPHQRSISTESELEEERRLCYVGITRAMEQLYLLHARSRRTFRETEYRVQSRFIAEIPEHLIKHVDRYRSPFHESVGLYEEGPEDTDDYYVDQIVHHPQFGRGKVTKISGAGRDVYVTVRFNRSGTKQLAASVTSLRTVSDS; from the coding sequence TTGGCCGATAATTTATTAAGATCTTTAAATGATGTTCAGCGCGAAGCTGTCCAACACACCGATGGACCGCTTCTCATTTTATCTGGTGCAGGGAGTGGCAAAACGCGCGTCATCACACACCGTATCGCCTATCTGATTAAACATCACAATGTTTCTCCCTTCCGTATCCTTGCCGTTACTTTTACGAATAAGGCTGCAAACGAGATGAAAGATCGGTTGGATGCACTCGTGGAGGGCGGTGTCAGTCGAGATCTCTGGGTGGCGACCTTTCATGCAACTTGTGCGCGTATCCTTCGTCGAGATATTGAGAAATTAGGCGAGGATGCAGTGTCTAAAAGGGAATCTCAATCCAAAAAGCGCGCCTACACCCGTGATTTTACTATATTTGACACAAGTGAACAAGCCACATTGGTCAAAGATGTGCTCCGGCAGCTTAACTATAGTGATAAGCAGTACAACCCGCGCGCTGTCCTCAGTCTCATTAGCCGTGCCAAAAATGAATCCATTTCGCCGCGAAAGTACGCGGAAATCGCTGATGGCTATTTTGAGAGAATCGTTGCGGAAGTCTACCCGCTTTATCAAGATGCCTTGCGTCTGAACAACTCCCTTGATTTTGATGATCTGCTGCTTTTCACGGTGGAACTCCTGAATAAGAATTCCGAGGTATGCCAATTTTATCAGAACAAATTTGAATATATCCTCGTTGATGAGTATCAGGATACCAATCGCTGCCAATACGAATTGGTGCGTTTGCTAACTGGCGCGAAACAGAATATCTGTGTCGTTGGGGACGACGACCAATCCATTTACGCCTTTCGCGGCGCGGACATCAGGAATATCCTTGATTTTGAGCAGGATTATCCGAACACCCGTGTCCTCCGTTTGGAGCAGAATTACCGTTCCACGCAAAACATATTGGACGCGGCGTGGAACGTTGTGCAAAACAATAAAGCACGAAAACCGAAAAAACTCTGGACGGAACAGGAAGATGGCGAACAGGTTACCTGCTATGAGGCGATGGACGAAAATGACGAGGCGGGTTACGTCGGGACGCAAATTGAGGATTGGAATACCGAAGGTGTAGATTATAAAGACTTTGCTGTCTTTTATCGGACCAACGCGCAATCCCGTATTTTTGAGGAGGCGTTCCGAGCGGCAAACATCCCGTATCAGATTGTTGGGGGTGTCGGTTTCTATGATCGGATGGAGATCAAGGATCTTCTTGCCTATCTCCGTGTGATGTGTAATCCGAACGATTCTATGAGTCTCCGGCGTATCATCAATGTGCCGAGTCGCGGCATCGGTGCGACAACACTTGAGCGACTCATTGATTTTGCTGCCGCAGAAGATATTACGCTCTTTGAGGCTGCCCAACGCGTTGATGAAATCACTACGATTAACCGCGGCCTTCAGGCAAAGGTGAAACGTTTTACCAAAATTTTTGATGAATTTGATGCATCGGTGCTACCCACCGATGCGCTGGATTATGTCTTAAAGGTAACCGGCTATCTCAAGAATTTAGAGGCACAGAGTAAAAATAATATTGAGGCGCAGAATCGCGTCGAGAATATTGAGGAGTTGATTAACGCCGTTATCGAATATGAGGATAACGAACCAGAGCCAAGCCTTTCGGATTATTTGGAGAACGTGGCACTCATCGCTGATGTAGATGCGATGGAGACAGACAGCACTGATATGGTGACGTTGATGACCCTACACAGTGCTAAGGGCTTGGAATTCCCATTCGTTTTTATCGTCGGTATGGAAGAGGGCTACCTACCACATCAACGTTCCATCAGTACAGAATCCGAATTAGAGGAAGAACGGCGACTCTGTTACGTAGGGATCACGCGAGCGATGGAGCAGCTGTATCTCTTACACGCCAGATCTCGGAGAACGTTCCGAGAGACAGAATATCGCGTGCAATCCCGATTTATCGCTGAAATTCCAGAACATCTCATCAAGCATGTTGATCGGTACCGCTCTCCGTTTCACGAATCGGTAGGCTTGTATGAAGAGGGACCTGAGGATACAGATGATTACTACGTTGACCAGATTGTTCATCATCCGCAGTTCGGGAGGGGTAAGGTAACGAAAATTAGCGGAGCAGGACGGGATGTTTATGTCACTGTTCGTTTTAATCGTTCTGGGACGAAGCAACTCGCTGCGTCAGTTACGTCCCTGCGAACAGTATCTGATTCATAA
- the gatC gene encoding Asp-tRNA(Asn)/Glu-tRNA(Gln) amidotransferase subunit GatC, producing MATITTEGVRHVANLARLEFNEEETEHFTEQLARILDYIGKLNELETDDVPPTSHIHPHQVFIMGAQTDATHVAKPDVVKPSYPREEVIANAPEAEEGYFGVPRVVDRSH from the coding sequence ATGGCAACAATTACCACCGAAGGCGTACGTCACGTCGCAAACTTGGCGCGCCTCGAATTTAATGAGGAAGAGACAGAGCATTTCACCGAGCAGCTTGCCCGAATACTTGATTATATTGGGAAGTTGAATGAACTGGAGACGGATGATGTGCCACCAACATCGCACATCCATCCGCATCAAGTTTTCATCATGGGGGCACAGACTGACGCGACGCATGTCGCCAAACCGGATGTTGTCAAACCTTCCTATCCACGCGAAGAGGTCATCGCGAACGCCCCTGAGGCTGAAGAGGGATATTTCGGCGTTCCCAGAGTGGTTGACCGCAGCCATTAA
- the gatA gene encoding Asp-tRNA(Asn)/Glu-tRNA(Gln) amidotransferase subunit GatA has protein sequence MSLCELTAHALHEKLKNREITAVELAESVYARIDAVEPHVKGYLTLTKELALEQADRADTGFQNGDEMPSLAGIPIAIKDVICTNGVRTTCASKILETFVPPYNATVMTKLHEQGIVMVGKTNMDEFAMGSSTENSAYQITHNPWDLDTIPGGSSGGSAAVVSADIAICSLGSDTGGSIRQPAALCGVVGMKPTYGRVSRYGLVAFASSLDQIGPFTKDVTDCALVLNAICGRDEMDATSVDVPVPDFTQSLINDVKGLKIGVPKEYFTSALDAEIADCIHTAIAVLEGLGATVEEISLPHTEYAIATYYIIAPAEASANLARYDGVRYGYRHENPEDLIGMYKKTRSEGFGEEVKRRIMLGTFALSAGYQDAYYKKAQKARTLIKSDFDAAFEKVDVIATPTSPTPAFKIGERTADPLQMYLSDVMTTPASHAGLPGISVPCGFVGSGLPVGLQLLGAPFAEEKVLQVAYTFEQNTEHHRQKPQIGTDGVVS, from the coding sequence ATGTCGCTTTGTGAATTGACGGCACACGCCTTGCACGAAAAACTCAAAAATCGGGAAATTACTGCTGTAGAGTTGGCGGAATCTGTTTATGCGCGTATTGATGCTGTGGAACCTCACGTCAAGGGGTACCTGACGCTAACGAAGGAGTTGGCTTTAGAACAGGCGGATCGCGCGGATACGGGTTTTCAAAACGGAGACGAGATGCCATCTCTGGCGGGTATCCCGATCGCGATTAAAGACGTGATATGCACCAATGGAGTGCGCACGACGTGTGCTTCTAAAATCCTTGAAACCTTTGTCCCGCCATACAATGCGACTGTCATGACCAAGCTTCATGAGCAGGGAATTGTGATGGTCGGGAAAACAAACATGGACGAGTTCGCCATGGGTTCCTCGACCGAAAATTCAGCGTATCAGATTACGCATAACCCGTGGGATTTGGACACTATACCCGGTGGTTCAAGCGGTGGTTCTGCCGCGGTTGTGTCTGCGGATATTGCGATCTGTTCGCTCGGTTCGGATACGGGTGGTTCAATTCGCCAACCCGCTGCACTCTGTGGTGTCGTCGGGATGAAGCCGACGTACGGACGTGTTTCTCGTTATGGTTTGGTGGCGTTTGCCTCTTCGCTCGATCAGATCGGTCCCTTTACCAAAGATGTCACCGATTGTGCGCTGGTCCTGAATGCTATTTGTGGAAGGGACGAGATGGATGCAACCTCTGTTGATGTTCCGGTGCCAGATTTTACACAGAGCCTCATCAACGATGTGAAGGGCTTGAAGATCGGTGTCCCCAAAGAGTATTTCACGTCGGCGTTGGACGCAGAAATTGCTGATTGCATACACACTGCGATTGCTGTGCTTGAAGGACTCGGCGCAACCGTTGAAGAGATTTCACTGCCACACACGGAATATGCAATCGCGACCTACTACATTATTGCTCCTGCCGAAGCGAGTGCGAATCTGGCGAGATACGATGGAGTCCGCTACGGCTACCGGCACGAAAACCCAGAGGATTTAATCGGAATGTATAAAAAGACGCGAAGTGAGGGATTCGGTGAGGAGGTGAAACGCCGGATTATGCTCGGCACTTTCGCACTGAGTGCGGGCTACCAAGATGCTTATTATAAAAAGGCACAAAAGGCACGGACGCTGATCAAATCTGATTTCGATGCGGCGTTTGAGAAAGTTGACGTTATCGCAACACCGACCTCACCGACACCGGCATTCAAAATAGGCGAGCGGACTGCCGATCCGTTGCAAATGTATCTTTCCGATGTTATGACGACACCTGCGAGCCACGCTGGGTTACCCGGCATCTCTGTGCCGTGCGGTTTTGTAGGGAGTGGATTGCCCGTTGGGTTACAACTTCTCGGTGCACCCTTTGCAGAAGAAAAAGTCCTACAGGTTGCTTATACCTTCGAGCAGAACACTGAGCATCATCGGCAGAAACCGCAAATCGGAACTGATGGAGTTGTTTCATGA
- a CDS encoding S41 family peptidase, translating into MKFLTGGFGNLQVSPKTYFHIFVLIGLICVLGPFGWSSEETKKTDDDILLENLALFSEILAHVQQEHLETPETKELIEGAINGMLRKLDPYSQFIWDYPEFRTQNYGNYGGLGMMIGIREDKLTVVTPFKDNPAALAGVQNGDVISHIEGESTAVMSVTDAVNLLRGEPGTPVSITITREGESASIEVTITREVIRIPSVEPNIIGNKIGYIKINQFLQTTANDVDNALLEFKTQNVRGVILDLRSNPGGLLSSAVDIASDFLEPDQLVVYSQGLEKRDDFRAKGEKRNDLPLIVLVDGGSASASEIVAGAVKDHGRGLVMGSRTFGKASVQRLFPLNNSKAAVKLTVASYYTPSGVDIDKVGIMPDVESPWFSRSEQRMHLKLRDHEKLKTFIEENGNDVLEKLATAEDAPRDDRHAAKLLRSYQRLADALTEEQIVLSDIGIKYALAEITEDPRDELEHDPQIVAAMEQLKVLELFAKKD; encoded by the coding sequence ATGAAATTTTTAACAGGAGGTTTTGGGAATCTACAAGTTTCGCCCAAAACCTATTTTCACATTTTTGTACTAATAGGTCTTATCTGCGTGCTTGGACCATTCGGTTGGAGTTCGGAAGAAACCAAAAAAACAGATGATGATATACTCCTTGAAAATCTCGCGCTTTTCTCAGAGATTCTCGCTCATGTCCAACAAGAACATCTTGAGACACCGGAGACCAAAGAGCTCATAGAAGGTGCCATCAACGGTATGCTTCGCAAATTGGATCCATACAGCCAATTCATCTGGGACTATCCCGAATTTCGGACACAGAACTACGGCAATTACGGTGGTCTTGGTATGATGATCGGTATTCGAGAAGATAAGTTGACTGTGGTTACACCCTTTAAGGATAACCCCGCTGCATTGGCGGGTGTGCAAAACGGCGATGTCATCAGCCATATTGAAGGTGAATCGACAGCGGTGATGTCAGTGACTGATGCTGTTAACTTGCTACGTGGTGAGCCGGGGACCCCAGTTTCCATCACAATTACGCGCGAGGGTGAGAGTGCTTCGATTGAGGTGACCATCACACGTGAAGTCATCCGAATTCCAAGCGTCGAGCCAAATATTATCGGGAATAAGATCGGCTATATCAAAATCAATCAGTTCCTTCAGACAACGGCGAACGACGTGGATAATGCCTTGCTTGAATTCAAGACGCAAAATGTGCGTGGTGTTATTCTCGACCTCCGTTCAAATCCGGGTGGGCTACTCTCGTCAGCTGTTGATATTGCGAGTGACTTCCTTGAGCCAGATCAGCTTGTTGTTTACAGTCAGGGGCTTGAAAAGCGCGATGACTTCCGGGCGAAGGGGGAGAAGCGCAATGACTTACCGCTGATCGTGCTTGTCGATGGTGGTAGCGCGAGTGCTTCCGAGATCGTTGCGGGTGCCGTAAAGGACCACGGACGCGGATTGGTCATGGGTAGCAGAACCTTCGGTAAAGCATCGGTGCAACGCTTGTTCCCACTGAATAATTCAAAAGCTGCTGTGAAGTTAACCGTCGCTAGCTACTACACGCCGAGCGGGGTTGACATCGATAAAGTCGGTATCATGCCCGATGTTGAATCGCCTTGGTTTAGTCGTTCTGAGCAGCGGATGCATTTGAAACTTCGGGATCACGAGAAACTCAAAACCTTCATAGAGGAAAACGGCAACGATGTGTTAGAAAAACTTGCAACTGCGGAGGATGCCCCTCGCGATGACCGGCACGCCGCAAAACTTCTGCGGAGTTACCAACGTTTGGCGGATGCACTGACAGAGGAACAGATTGTTCTCAGCGATATTGGTATTAAATACGCGCTTGCTGAGATTACAGAAGACCCACGTGACGAGCTTGAACATGATCCACAAATCGTCGCCGCTATGGAACAGTTGAAAGTGCTTGAACTCTTCGCAAAGAAGGATTGA